One region of Culex pipiens pallens isolate TS chromosome 2, TS_CPP_V2, whole genome shotgun sequence genomic DNA includes:
- the LOC120418002 gene encoding uncharacterized protein LOC120418002, with product MSRVQVTICLLLAVLAICRARHTNEQIQMIQPHYDTCVERNGLQDAPKIADAGLAELVTRTDDVSKKVIQCVLLRLNLIDCQGTVKRKRFEAFYEDGHEVDSLPGVINGCTQRKGTALEKTFNFYKCFFEQKTFVI from the exons ATGTCCAGGGTGCAAGTAACGATCTGTTTGCTGTTGGCAGTGCTAGCAATTTGTCGT GCCCGTCACACCAACGAGCAGATCCAGATGATCCAACCCCACTACGACACGTGCGTGGAACGGAATGGGCTTCAGGACGCTCCGAAAATCGCCGACGCCGGACTGGCCGAGCTGGTGACGCGCACGGATGACGTTTCCAAGAAGGTCATTCAGTGCGTGCTGCTGCGGCTGAACCTGATCGACTGCCAGGGCACCGTTAAGCGGAAGCGGTTCGAGGCGTTCTACGAGGATGGCCACGAGGTGGACTCGCTGCCGGGGGTGATTAATGGGTGCACCCAGCGGAAGGGAACGGCGCTGGAGAAGACTTTTAACTTTTACAAGTGCTTCTTTGAGCAGAAGACGTTTGTCATTTGA
- the LOC120417759 gene encoding uncharacterized protein LOC120417759, which yields MSSAGEIVGETFELPTEILEEIFSHLTIDPLCNARSTCRRWKTIVDAKQSLVEKLNFTFRCTEPDTLDTDYQPEMADVPIRAAILSLVNIVEIDAWWPALGSGLTTLRLFDCKVALERLVDMLRHTPNLVNLTLKSLEYTSLECAAPDFQLDRLEKLRIKEDSMFEALIPICPKLKRFFLESGYSEDSRDSMCCKLIKNVRLTLEELDFTLSEYGNQYLFGINEVQAKSEPIFPNLKRMDIFFRDEIRLESEGISIAPYLTAMPLLEELCIYASHCVELDGLFATNLKKLTLYEFYSNDLDSLAAGAPKLRELQLEGGGLPWWGDIFEVIDKIPTLRCLEVSGPEPISSEQPCLSNARPNNLEVLSLYECDRFYAKSLNIFLKLSSQLKQLSLLRMDMNDKTIEIIGRNLCQLEEVELDIRGYVEKDSAKFIIMYCLKLKKFKIYNYKQFYEEAKKLNEERQRNLLVEYVEYSEYVDYRERYDYY from the exons ATGTCTTCAGCTGGTGAAATTGTCGGAGAAACCTTCGAACTTCCTACggaaattttggaggaaattttCTCGCACCTAACCATCGATCCACTTTGTAATGCTCGCTCGACCTGCCGCCGTTGGAAGACCATCGTGGACGCAAAACAATCCCTGGTTGAGAAGCTCAACTTTACCTTTCGGTGCACTGAGCCGGATACATTGGACACCGACTATCAACCGGAGATGGCTGATGTGCCGATTCGTGCAGCCATTCTGTCGTTGGTCAATATTGTTGAAATCGACGCGTGGTGGCCAGCGTTAGGTTCGGGATTGACGACCCTCAGATTGTTCGACTGCAAGGTGGCCTTGGAAAGGCTTGTGGACATGCTCCGTCACACCCCGAACCTGGTCAATTTGACGCTGAAATCGTTGGAGTACACCTCTTTGGAATGTGCAGCTCCGGATTTCCAACTGGATCGGTTGGAAAAACTTCGGATTAAGGAAGACTCCATGTTTGAAGCATTGATACCGATTTGTCCAAAATTAAAGCGGTTTTTTCTAGAGAGTGGTTATTCGGAAGATAGTAGAGATTCGATGTGCTGCAAGTTAATCAAAAACGTCCGTTTAACATTGGAGGAACTGGATTTCACTTTGTCGGAATATGGCAATCAGTATTTATTCGGTATTAATGAG GTCCAGGCCAAATCTGAACCAATCTTTCCAAACCTAAAACGGATGGACATTTTTTTCCGCGATGAAATTCGGTTGGAATCGGAAGGAATCTCGATAGCTCCATACCTGACAGCAATGCCTCTTCTGGAGGAGCTTTGTATTTATGCATCACACTGTGTTGAATTGGACGGTTTGTTCGCCACAAATCTAAAGAAACTCACGCTGTATGAATTTTACTCTAATGACCTGGATTCACTTGCCGCCGGTGCGCCAAAACTTCGCGAGTTACAGCTGGAAGGCGGTGGTTTGCCCTGGTGgggtgacatttttgaagtcatCGATAAAATTCCAACGCTACGATGTTTGGAAGTGTCGGGACCTGAACCAATAAGTTCCGAGCAGCCGTGTCTTAGCAATGCCCGGCCAAACAACCTGGAAGTTTTATCCCTGTACGAGTGTGACCGTTTCTATGCAAAGtcgcttaacatttttttaaagttgtctTCTCAGCTTAAACAATTGAGTTTACTCAGAATGGATATGAATGATAAAACTATTGAGATTATTGGAAGAAATCTGTGCCAGCTGGAAGAAGTAGAGCTCGACATTCGTGGATATGTTGAAAAAGATTCCGCAAAGTTCATTATAATGTACTGTCTTAagctaaagaaatttaaaatttacaactaCAAACAGTTTTACGAAGAAGCGAAGAAACTGAATGAAGAACGTCAAAGAAATCTCCTTGTTGAGTATGTTGAGTATAGCGAGTATGTTGATTATAGGGAGAGATATGATtattattaa
- the LOC120418341 gene encoding 1-acyl-sn-glycerol-3-phosphate acyltransferase beta-like, with protein MSDCFLCSYVGLFFKYYLNIWLIALAIWIGLVVATKVGSDGSKFKYYAKFGMIYFTTQGLTTLWTPISLLSPLNIVHARIISTISSYATTLLPITWELRNARVLKEAKGAVVMANHQSSMDILGLMMLWDILKDVISIAKKELLYLIPFGPAGWLAGITYINRQNRTSAMRTLDKCKRNMVEKGHKMYLYPEGTRFPERGMLPFKKGGFHTAIQAGVPIIPVVFSHMYFIDAKKYLFKPGHVIMSVLEPIPTKGVTMDGLDALIERTRSAMLAEYEKISAEMDGNLSNSRWVRQSRPRFTIIDNKKSD; from the exons ATGAGTGACTGCTTTCTGTGTAGTTATGTTG GACTTTTCTTCAAATACTACCTCAACATATGGCTGATCGCGCTGGCCATCTGGATCGGGCTGGTAGTGGCCACCAAGGTGGGTTCCGATGGCAGCAAGTTCAAGTATTACGCCAAGTTTGGCATGATTTACTTCACCACGCAAGGACTGACGACACTTTGGACGCCGATTTCGCTGCTGAGCCCGCTTAATATCGTGCATGCGAG aATAATCTCAACGATATCGTCGTACGCGACCACGCTGCTGCCGATCACTTGGGAGCTGCGAAATGCACGGGTTCTGAAGGAGGCCAAAGGGGCGGTCGTTATGGCCAATCACCAGTCGTCGATGGatattttag GTCTAATGATGCTGTGGGACATCCTAAAGGACGTGATCTCGATCGCCAAGAAGGAACTGCTCTACCTGATCCCGTTCGGACCGGCCGGCTGGCTCGCCGGAATCACCTACATTAACCGGCAAAATCGAACCTCGGCAATGCGAACACTGGACAAGTGCAAGCGCAATATGGTCGAGAAGGGCCACAAGATGTACCTGTATCCGGAGGGTACGAGGTTCCCGGAACGTGGCATGTTGCCTTTTAAGAAGGGCGGATTCCACACGGCGATTCAGGCCGGGGTGCCGATTATTCCGGTCGTGTTTTCGCACATGTACTTTATCGACGCTAAGAAGTACTTGTTTAAGCCTGGTCATGTGATTATGTCGGtgctggaaccgattccgaCCAAGGGAGTTACGATGGACGGGTTGGACGCGTTGATTGAGAGGACCAGAAGTGCCATGTTGGCTGAGTACGAGAAGATCTCGGCGGAAATGGAtggaaatttgagcaattcgcgGTGGGTTCGCCAGAGTCGACCAAGATTTACGATTATTGATAACAAGAAGAGTGATTAG